Proteins from one Gemmatimonadota bacterium genomic window:
- a CDS encoding response regulator transcription factor: protein MSKPIRIVVADDHPVVRDGLIAMLQTQSDFEVVGEAGDGAEALHLVAERTPDVLLLDLEMPRVDGIETLQRLGELGRNVRVIVFTVFDTDERIVSAMRAGAKGYLLKGAPRDDVFRAVRVVNEGGSLLEPLIASKLLDSVNNPDALTARQKEVLHLLATGLLNKEIADQLNISERTVKFHVSEILGKLGAGNRTEAAAIAMQRGLI, encoded by the coding sequence ATGAGCAAACCCATTCGCATTGTCGTTGCAGACGATCATCCCGTTGTGCGCGATGGCCTGATTGCCATGCTACAGACGCAATCCGATTTTGAGGTCGTGGGAGAAGCTGGCGATGGCGCAGAAGCATTGCATCTGGTCGCTGAACGCACCCCCGATGTGCTATTACTCGACCTGGAGATGCCACGCGTAGATGGTATAGAGACGCTCCAGCGACTGGGAGAACTGGGACGCAACGTGCGGGTAATCGTATTTACTGTCTTTGATACGGACGAGCGCATCGTATCGGCGATGCGGGCTGGCGCAAAAGGCTATTTGCTCAAAGGCGCGCCTCGAGATGATGTGTTTCGCGCCGTGCGCGTGGTGAACGAAGGCGGATCCCTACTCGAACCCCTCATCGCTTCCAAACTATTGGACAGCGTGAACAATCCCGATGCATTGACCGCACGGCAAAAAGAAGTGCTACACCTGTTGGCAACGGGACTGTTGAACAAAGAAATCGCCGATCAACTCAACATTTCCGAACGCACGGTAAAATTTCACGTCAGCGAAATCCTGGGCAAACTCGGCGCGGGCAACCGCACAGAAGCCGCCGCGATTGCGATGCAGAGAGGACTAATCTAA
- a CDS encoding response regulator → MMYLRVFAKDLMQAMYCPMPGLFHSKIQQCGEYMDKQKILIVDHEPHVISALERFLRDKSYEIFTAENGHKSLEILHKEKIDLAVVEAQVEDMDGITLLTHVQAEKIQTAILIMTSLGSAELGEQLIKAGAVSVLDKPIARDRFLTKVKRYMPSQYMWKDRLESFLEDNCTNPDLKFEDIMHYFKFSKTYGYELFKKYFGESFRMCLRNVRLTKAEEALKNTSDSISEIAYRCGFTSLSTFSRVFKAKYGNNPTTYRKFHFRNYLSMWFYVLIDF, encoded by the coding sequence ATGATGTACCTCAGAGTGTTTGCAAAGGATCTGATGCAGGCGATGTATTGCCCAATGCCCGGTCTCTTTCACAGCAAAATTCAACAATGCGGGGAATATATGGACAAGCAGAAAATTCTGATTGTAGATCATGAGCCACATGTAATCTCAGCACTTGAAAGATTCCTGAGAGACAAATCGTATGAAATATTCACTGCGGAAAATGGGCACAAAAGCCTTGAAATTTTACACAAGGAGAAAATTGACCTCGCTGTGGTTGAGGCACAGGTAGAGGATATGGATGGGATAACACTGCTGACGCATGTGCAGGCAGAGAAAATTCAGACAGCTATACTGATCATGACGAGTTTGGGATCCGCAGAATTGGGCGAGCAACTGATCAAGGCCGGTGCCGTGAGTGTACTTGATAAACCCATAGCGAGAGATAGATTTTTGACCAAAGTAAAAAGATATATGCCATCACAGTATATGTGGAAAGACCGGTTGGAATCATTTTTGGAAGACAATTGCACCAATCCAGACCTGAAATTTGAAGACATCATGCACTATTTCAAGTTTTCTAAGACCTATGGATATGAATTGTTCAAAAAATATTTTGGAGAATCATTCAGGATGTGCCTGCGGAATGTGCGCCTAACAAAGGCTGAAGAAGCGTTAAAGAACACATCGGACTCCATTTCAGAAATTGCTTATCGGTGTGGTTTTACGTCCTTATCGACTTTTAGCAGGGTGTTCAAAGCGAAATATGGAAATAACCCAACCACATACCGGAAATTCCATTTCAGAAACTACTTATCTATGTGGTTTTACGTCCTTATCGACTTTTAG
- a CDS encoding outer membrane beta-barrel protein: MKHLRRSIVISVIALVAMNFPTSIFGQTTIGIRGGMSRASASGNFDGADVDARTGIKLGASATIPIQDKFSLRLGGDYVQKGYGLSANLEGLSISADVSLDYIELSGLGVVNLTPPESAASVYVLAGPAIGINVKCEAAGEDCGDDGDGPKTLDLGITGGIGTEMAMSEGMTFSVELLYTLGLLSIAEGEDVKNRAIALQVGVGFPIGK, translated from the coding sequence ATGAAACACCTGCGTAGATCTATCGTTATAAGCGTCATAGCTCTGGTAGCTATGAACTTCCCCACCTCCATTTTCGGCCAGACCACAATCGGCATTCGGGGTGGCATGAGTCGGGCGTCTGCAAGTGGGAACTTTGATGGCGCAGATGTGGATGCGCGAACCGGCATCAAACTCGGTGCTTCTGCGACTATCCCAATACAGGACAAATTCAGCCTTCGACTCGGTGGCGACTATGTGCAGAAGGGTTACGGTCTTAGTGCAAATTTAGAGGGTCTTAGTATCAGTGCAGATGTAAGTTTGGATTACATTGAGCTTTCGGGCCTGGGTGTCGTCAACCTCACGCCGCCCGAGAGCGCAGCTTCTGTGTATGTGCTTGCCGGACCGGCGATAGGGATCAATGTCAAGTGCGAAGCCGCAGGTGAGGATTGCGGTGATGATGGAGATGGCCCCAAGACCCTGGACCTTGGCATTACAGGAGGGATCGGTACTGAGATGGCGATGTCCGAAGGGATGACATTCTCAGTCGAGTTGCTGTACACTTTGGGGCTCCTGTCGATTGCCGAAGGAGAGGATGTTAAGAACCGAGCTATTGCCCTTCAGGTCGGTGTCGGTTTTCCTATAGGAAAATAG
- a CDS encoding AraC family transcriptional regulator, translating to MLSQDMWKNRLESFLEDNYTNPDLKFEDVLHYFKFSKTYGYELFKKHFGESFRMCLRNVRLTKAEEALKHTSDSISEIAYQCGFAYLSTFSRVFKATYGESPTTYRRKWKLQQILNSRTNSRS from the coding sequence ATGCTTTCACAAGATATGTGGAAGAACCGATTGGAATCATTTCTGGAAGACAATTACACCAATCCAGACCTGAAATTTGAAGATGTCCTGCACTATTTCAAGTTTTCTAAGACCTATGGATATGAATTGTTCAAAAAACATTTTGGAGAATCATTCAGGATGTGCCTGCGGAATGTGCGCCTAACAAAGGCTGAAGAAGCGTTGAAGCACACATCCGATTCCATTTCAGAAATTGCCTATCAGTGTGGCTTTGCGTACTTATCGACGTTTAGCAGGGTTTTCAAAGCGACGTATGGGGAAAGCCCAACGACATATCGCAGAAAATGGAAACTGCAACAAATTTTGAACAGTAGGACAAATTCGCGGAGTTGA